From the genome of Mixophyes fleayi isolate aMixFle1 chromosome 2, aMixFle1.hap1, whole genome shotgun sequence, one region includes:
- the LOC142139742 gene encoding olfactory receptor 52Z1P-like yields MEMSNLTSFHPDYFLLMGIPGLEDSHLLLSIPFCIMYIFTLLGNSILLLIIASNESLHQPMYMFIMMLAISDILLSSSAVPKTLFIFWFKYGIISFNGCLTQVFFIHFNFGTESAILLTMAYDRYYAICHPLTYSATLTSSFIRKTVIMAISRSICLVTPFVFLLNRLPYQQSNVIEHTYCEHMSMARLATADILVNVVYGLVIAACATGVDIIFIAVSYIVIIRAVLRIPSTEARVKTFNTCVSHICVIFLFYTPAFFTFIAYRVGYKNIKVHILLANLYVVVPPMMNPIIYGVKIKEIRQRIFHVFSRVKPGDLNVSKFPRKG; encoded by the coding sequence ATGGAAATGTCAAACTTGACCAGTTTCCACCCTGATTATTTCCTCCTGATGGGGATTCCTGGTCTGGAGGACTCACATCTCCTACTGTCCATCCCATTCTGCATCATGTATATTTTCACTCTACTGGGGAACTCCATCTTGCTATTGATCATAGCATCCAATGAAAGCCTGCACCAGCCCATGTATATGTTCATCATGATGCTAGCAATCAGTGACATCCTTCTGAGCTCTTCTGCTGTACCAAAGaccctttttattttttggtttaaGTATGGAATAATCTCTTTTAATGGATGTCTCACCCAGgtattcttcattcatttcaactttggGACAGAATCAGCCATTTTGCTCACCATGGCTTATGATCGATACTATGCCATATGCCATCCTTTAACATACTCGGCAACCCTCACCAGCTCATTCATAAGGAAGACCGTGATCATGGCCATTTCCAGAAGTATTTGTTTGGTAACTCCATTTGTCTTTCTTTTAAACAGATTACCTTACCAACAAAGCAATGTGATAGAACATACATACTGTGAACACATGTCCATGGCCAGGTTGGCTACTGCGGACATACTGGTCAATGTGGTGTATGGTCTCGTTATAGCTGCCTGCGCTACAGGTGTGGACATCATCTTTATTGCCGTGTCCTACATTGTCATTATCAGGGCTGTTCTAAGAATCCCGTCCACAGAGGCTCGTGTCAAGACCTTCAATACATGTGTGTCTCATATCTGTGTTATCTTTCTCTTCTACACACCTGCATTTTTTACTTTCATCGCTTACAGAGTTGGCTATAAAAACATTAAGGTTCATATTCTCTTAGCCAATCTCTACGTTGTTGTCCCACCAATGATGAATCCAATTATCTATGGCGTAAAGATAAAAGAAATCCGACAGCGCATATTTCACGTCTTTTCTAGAGTAAAACCTGGAGATCTCAATGTGAGTAAATTCCCGAGGAAAGGCTGA